One region of Pseudomonas glycinae genomic DNA includes:
- the quiC gene encoding 3-dehydroshikimate dehydratase QuiC — MQRSIATVSLSGTLPEKLEAIAAAGFDGVEIFENDLLYYDGSPREIRQMCADLGIAITLFQPFRDFEGCRRDRLERNLERAERKFDLMQELGTDLVLVCSNASPDSLGDQQILIDDLRLLAERAGARGLRIGYEALAWGRHVNTYQQVWDIVRQADHPALGVLLDSFHTLSLKGDPRAIAEIPGDKIFFVQMADAPILAMDVLEWSRHFRCFPGQGEFDLPGFLAPIIQSGYTGPLSLEIFNDGFRAAPPRANAADGLRSLLYLEEKTRQRLEQEVRPVDNRDILFETPKASEYNGIEFLEFAVDESLGAKLSNWLERLGFVKAGQHRSKSVSLLRQGDINLILNSEPYSFGHSFFEAHGPSLCATAVRVKDSASALARAVAYKGQPYRGLVGPNELELAAVRAPDGSLIYLVDQEADVYGTDFNLLPDAVARGGLKRIDHMAMALPADSLDSWVLFYKSLLDFEADDEVVLPDPYGLVKSRALRSRDSSIRLPLNISENRNTAISHALSSYRGSGVHHIAFDCDDIFAEVSRAKEAGVPLLDIPLNYYDDLAARFDFDDEFLSELAYYNVLYDRDAQGGELFHVYTEPFEGRFFFEIIQRKNGYAGYGAANVAVRLAAMAKSRSGAVRQAKL; from the coding sequence ATGCAGCGATCCATTGCCACCGTCTCCTTGAGCGGAACCCTGCCGGAAAAACTCGAAGCCATTGCCGCCGCCGGGTTCGACGGAGTGGAGATTTTCGAAAACGATCTTCTGTATTACGACGGCAGTCCCCGGGAAATCCGGCAGATGTGCGCCGACCTCGGGATTGCCATCACGCTGTTTCAACCGTTCCGCGATTTCGAAGGCTGCCGCCGCGATCGACTGGAGCGCAACCTGGAGCGGGCCGAGCGCAAGTTCGACCTGATGCAGGAGCTGGGCACCGACCTGGTGCTGGTCTGCAGCAATGCCTCCCCCGACAGTCTCGGCGATCAACAAATCCTCATCGACGACCTGCGCCTGCTGGCCGAGCGCGCCGGCGCCCGTGGCCTGCGCATCGGTTATGAAGCGCTGGCCTGGGGCCGTCACGTCAATACTTATCAACAGGTCTGGGACATTGTGCGTCAGGCCGATCACCCGGCCCTCGGCGTGTTGCTCGACAGCTTCCACACCTTGTCGCTCAAGGGCGATCCACGGGCGATTGCCGAGATTCCCGGCGACAAGATTTTCTTCGTACAGATGGCCGACGCACCGATCCTGGCGATGGACGTGCTTGAGTGGAGCCGGCATTTCCGCTGCTTCCCGGGGCAGGGCGAATTCGATCTGCCGGGGTTTCTGGCGCCGATCATTCAGAGCGGCTACACCGGGCCGCTGTCGCTGGAAATCTTCAACGACGGCTTCCGCGCCGCGCCGCCTCGGGCCAATGCCGCTGACGGTCTGCGTTCGCTGCTGTATCTAGAAGAGAAAACCCGTCAGCGCCTGGAGCAGGAAGTGCGGCCTGTGGATAACCGCGACATCCTCTTCGAAACGCCGAAGGCCAGCGAATACAACGGCATCGAGTTTCTTGAATTCGCCGTGGATGAAAGCCTCGGCGCCAAGCTCTCGAACTGGCTGGAACGGCTGGGTTTCGTCAAGGCCGGCCAGCATCGCTCCAAGAGCGTCAGCCTGTTGCGCCAGGGCGATATCAATCTGATCCTCAACTCTGAACCCTATTCGTTCGGTCACAGTTTTTTCGAGGCCCACGGCCCGTCGCTGTGCGCCACCGCCGTGCGGGTCAAGGACAGCGCCAGTGCGCTGGCCCGCGCCGTCGCCTATAAAGGTCAGCCGTATCGCGGACTGGTCGGCCCCAACGAACTGGAGCTGGCGGCGGTGCGTGCACCGGACGGCAGCCTGATTTATCTGGTGGATCAGGAGGCGGATGTCTACGGCACCGACTTCAATCTGCTGCCGGATGCGGTAGCGCGTGGCGGCCTCAAGCGCATCGATCACATGGCCATGGCGCTGCCGGCGGACAGCCTCGACAGTTGGGTGCTGTTCTACAAGAGCCTGCTGGATTTCGAGGCCGACGATGAAGTGGTGCTGCCCGACCCGTACGGTCTGGTGAAAAGCCGTGCCCTGCGTAGCCGCGACAGTTCGATCCGTCTGCCGCTGAACATTTCCGAGAACCGCAACACCGCGATCTCACACGCGCTGTCGAGTTATCGCGGCTCCGGGGTGCATCACATTGCCTTCGATTGCGACGATATCTTCGCCGAAGTCAGTCGCGCGAAGGAGGCGGGCGTACCGCTGCTGGATATCCCGCTGAACTATTACGACGATCTGGCGGCGCGCTTCGATTTCGATGACGAGTTCCTCAGCGAACTGGCGTACTACAACGTGCTCTACGACCGCGATGCGCAGGGCGGCGAGTTGTTCCACGTCTACACCGAGCCGTTCGAAGGGCGCTTCTTCTTCGAGATCATCCAGCGCAAGAACGGTTACGCCGGTTATGGCGCGGCCAACGTCGCGGTGCGGCTGGCGGCGATGGCCAAATCACGCAGTGGTGCGGTTCGCCAGGCGAAGTTGTAG
- a CDS encoding LysR family transcriptional regulator: MQRHFDDLQLGSIELFCLAAECGSFTAAAQAASVTPAAVSRSVSRMEERLGVRLFARTTRSVKLTDSGRRYYEECSQALAQLVEAQREVMGQQQEPSGTLRISIPTTYAHHRILPLLPAFRARYPQVKVDMHISNRNIDFVGEGYDVAIRVRAIPDSGLIARHLEDAALVMVASPDYLKRAGTPQTLEDLEQHECIQYELPSSGRRITWLFYEEDAPREILAEGNFCCSDDVLGGVTLARHGAGLFQTYRFIVEKELADGSLIEVLKPYSGRSRPFTLLYPQNRHMPLRVRAFIDFLVEQLPH; this comes from the coding sequence ATGCAGCGACACTTCGACGATCTTCAGCTGGGCAGCATCGAGTTGTTTTGCCTGGCCGCCGAGTGCGGCAGCTTCACCGCTGCGGCGCAGGCAGCATCGGTGACGCCGGCAGCGGTTAGCCGCTCGGTATCCCGCATGGAGGAACGCCTGGGTGTACGCCTGTTTGCACGCACCACCCGCAGCGTGAAACTCACCGATAGCGGCCGTCGCTATTACGAAGAATGCAGCCAGGCGCTGGCTCAACTGGTCGAGGCGCAACGGGAGGTTATGGGCCAGCAGCAGGAACCGTCCGGCACACTGCGTATCAGTATTCCTACAACCTACGCCCATCACCGGATCCTGCCGCTGTTGCCCGCGTTTCGTGCGCGCTACCCGCAGGTGAAGGTCGACATGCACATCAGCAATCGCAACATCGACTTCGTCGGCGAGGGTTACGACGTGGCGATCCGCGTGCGGGCGATTCCCGATTCCGGCCTGATCGCCAGACATCTGGAAGACGCGGCGCTGGTGATGGTTGCCAGCCCCGATTACCTGAAACGCGCCGGCACGCCGCAGACCCTCGAAGACCTCGAACAACACGAGTGTATTCAGTACGAATTGCCCAGCAGCGGGCGGCGGATCACTTGGCTGTTCTATGAGGAAGACGCGCCACGGGAAATCCTCGCCGAGGGCAATTTTTGCTGCTCGGACGATGTGCTCGGTGGCGTGACCCTGGCCAGGCACGGTGCCGGGTTGTTCCAGACCTATCGCTTCATTGTCGAAAAAGAACTGGCCGACGGCTCGCTGATAGAAGTGCTCAAACCCTACAGCGGACGCTCGCGGCCGTTTACCTTGTTGTACCCGCAGAATCGCCACATGCCGCTGCGCGTCAGGGCTTTCATCGATTTTCTGGTGGAGCAGTTGCCGCACTGA
- the aroQ gene encoding type II 3-dehydroquinate dehydratase: protein MPPIVLVLNGPNLNLLGTREPATYGHETLADISALCGRAAEEFGLAVEFRQTNHEGELLDWIHGARQRCAGIVINPAAWTHTSVAIRDALVASELPVIEVHLSNVHAREPFRHHSFVSAIATAVMCGFGSHGYRLALEHFSQRLKGRSA, encoded by the coding sequence ATGCCCCCTATCGTTCTGGTGCTCAACGGCCCGAACCTGAACCTGCTCGGCACCCGCGAACCGGCAACCTACGGTCACGAAACCCTAGCCGACATCTCTGCCCTGTGCGGGCGCGCCGCCGAAGAGTTCGGCCTGGCCGTGGAGTTTCGCCAGACCAACCACGAAGGCGAACTGCTCGACTGGATTCACGGCGCCCGTCAGCGCTGCGCCGGCATCGTGATCAACCCGGCCGCCTGGACTCACACCTCGGTCGCGATCCGCGACGCTCTGGTCGCCAGCGAATTGCCGGTAATCGAAGTGCACCTGTCCAACGTCCACGCCCGCGAGCCGTTCCGTCACCATTCGTTCGTCTCGGCCATCGCCACCGCCGTGATGTGCGGCTTCGGCAGCCACGGCTATCGCCTGGCCCTGGAACATTTCAGCCAGCGGCTGAAGGGGCGATCCGCATGA
- a CDS encoding TetR/AcrR family transcriptional regulator — MTMTSELPAAPVLPAVEPRKSRKNNPEKTRENILQEAIVEFVQQGLSGARVDAIAERIHTSKRMIYYYFGSKEQLYVEVLEKLYGDIRNTENRLHLAELPPVEAIRRLVEFTFDHHDRNVDFVRIVSIENIHNAEYVKRSDAIKAMNNTILDSLGEILRRGADEGVFRAGLDALDVHLLISSFCFYRVSNRHTFGEIFQIDLPDESIKQRHREMICESVLRYLQA; from the coding sequence ATGACAATGACTTCAGAACTTCCCGCAGCTCCCGTTCTACCCGCGGTAGAGCCGCGCAAGAGTCGCAAGAACAACCCGGAAAAGACCCGCGAGAATATCCTGCAGGAGGCGATCGTCGAGTTCGTCCAGCAGGGGCTGTCCGGCGCCCGCGTCGATGCGATCGCCGAGCGCATCCACACCTCAAAGCGCATGATCTATTACTACTTCGGCAGCAAGGAGCAGTTGTACGTCGAGGTGCTGGAGAAGCTCTACGGCGACATCCGCAACACCGAGAACCGTCTGCACCTGGCCGAGTTGCCGCCGGTGGAAGCGATCCGGCGCCTGGTGGAGTTCACCTTCGATCACCATGATCGCAACGTCGATTTCGTGCGGATCGTCAGCATCGAAAACATCCACAACGCCGAGTACGTGAAGCGCTCCGACGCGATCAAGGCGATGAACAACACCATTCTCGATTCACTGGGCGAGATTCTGCGTCGTGGTGCTGATGAAGGAGTGTTCCGCGCCGGGCTCGACGCGCTGGATGTGCATCTGCTGATCAGTTCGTTCTGCTTCTATCGCGTATCGAACCGCCACACGTTCGGTGAGATCTTTCAGATCGACTTGCCGGACGAAAGCATCAAGCAGCGTCATCGCGAGATGATTTGCGAGTCGGTGCTGCGCTACTTGCAGGCGTGA
- a CDS encoding shikimate dehydrogenase: protein MNRNNVILAGLIGAGIQASRTPALHEHEGDEQGLRYLYRLIDLDQLQLDSNALPDLLLAAERMNYTGLNITFPCKQAIIPLLDELSPEARGIGAVNTVVLKDGKRVGHNTDCLGFAEGFRRGLPDVARERVVQMGAGGAGAAVAHALLSEGVQQLSIFDVDVERAESLANNLNQHFGAGRAIAGHDLASTLSQANGLVNTTPMGMAKLPGMPVPAVLLRPELWVAEIVYFPLETELLRNARALGCRTLDGGNMAVFQAVKAFELFSGKVPDAQRMLAHFQSMNG from the coding sequence ATGAACCGCAACAACGTGATACTCGCCGGGCTGATCGGCGCCGGCATCCAGGCCTCCCGCACCCCGGCGCTGCATGAACACGAAGGTGACGAACAGGGCCTGCGTTACCTGTACCGCTTGATCGATCTCGATCAACTGCAACTGGACAGCAACGCCCTGCCCGACCTGCTGCTGGCCGCCGAGCGCATGAATTACACCGGGCTGAACATCACTTTCCCGTGCAAGCAGGCAATCATTCCGCTGCTCGATGAGCTGTCTCCGGAAGCCCGAGGCATCGGTGCCGTGAACACGGTGGTGCTGAAGGACGGCAAGCGCGTCGGCCACAACACCGATTGCCTGGGTTTCGCCGAAGGTTTTCGTCGCGGGCTGCCAGACGTCGCCCGCGAACGTGTGGTCCAGATGGGCGCCGGTGGCGCAGGCGCGGCAGTCGCCCACGCCTTGTTGAGCGAAGGCGTACAGCAACTGAGCATTTTTGATGTGGACGTGGAGCGGGCCGAAAGCCTGGCCAACAACCTCAACCAGCATTTCGGCGCTGGCCGGGCGATTGCCGGGCATGATCTGGCGAGCACACTGAGTCAGGCGAATGGCCTGGTGAACACCACGCCGATGGGCATGGCCAAACTGCCGGGCATGCCCGTGCCGGCGGTATTGCTGCGGCCCGAGTTGTGGGTGGCGGAGATCGTGTATTTCCCGCTGGAAACCGAACTGCTGCGCAACGCCCGCGCGCTGGGTTGCCGAACCCTGGATGGCGGCAACATGGCGGTGTTTCAGGCAGTGAAGGCGTTTGAGCTGTTCAGCGGCAAGGTGCCGGATGCGCAGCGAATGCTCGCGCATTTTCAAAGCATGAATGGATAA